The DNA sequence CCGCCGCCATGGGTTTGGCACGGCGCGCCGCGGCATTGGCTGACAGTTCAGCCATCAACTGGCTGGCCCGCGCGATCGGATTCGACAGATAGAAGTCGGCGATCGCTGCGCTGAACGCCGCGCTGTCGAGCGCGCCCTGCTCAAGCGGCTGCCAGTCATTCTCGGCCACCACGTCCACGTCACCCAGATGCGGCACCGCGTCCACCAGCGCCCGGCGCAGCGCCGCAAGGGAATCGAACGGCAGCGTCGCGTCCATCTCGGCGCTCAATGCGCGCAGAATGGCCCAGTTTTCCTTGGCCTGACCGGGGGCAAAGCTGGCGCGTTGCGCAACCTGCGGGCGGCCTTCGGTGTTCACGAACAGCCCTGATTCTTCGGTATAGGCCGCACCCGGAAGGATGATATCCGCGCGGTGCGCACCCCGGTCGCCATGGCTGCCCTGATAGATCACGAAAGGACCGGCAGGGATATCGCCCTCGTCGGCGCCCAGGTTGTAGATCACCTCTGCCCCGTCAAGCGCGGCACTGATGCCACCGTCGGTCACAGCGCCCACATCCATCGCGCCGACGCGGCTTGCCGCCGTGTGCAACACCATAATGGAAGATTTCGTCGCATCGGCCAGTGCCATGGCCGCGGCCAGCACCGCCTCGCCATCCTGACGCGCCAAGGCGCCCTGACCGACGATGATCATCGACGGCGTGTCCTGAACGTCCGTGTGGTCCCGGCCCAACAGCTCTGTCAACATGTCCGGGCCAGTACCAAGATGATCATACTCATAAGTCAGATCAGCAGCTTCGCCGATCACGCCCACATTGGCACCCCTGGTCCATGCCTTGCGGATTCGCGCGTTGAGCACGGGCGCCTCGATGGCCGGATTTGTACCGATGAGCATGATCGCCCTGGCGTCGTCGATATCCTCGACCCTGGCGGTGCCGACATAGGCCGACCGGTTGCCCGCAGGCAGTTTCGCGCCATCGGTGCGGCATTCCACCGAACCGCCCTGGCTTTCGACCAGCTGTTTCAACGCATAGGCCGCTTCGACCGAGGACAGATCACCGACCAGCCCCGCCACCTTTTTGCCCTTCATCGCGGCAGCCGCTGCCGCCAGCGCCTCGGGCCAGTCCGCCTTGCGCAGCTTGCCGTTCTCGCGAATGTAGGGCGTATCGAGCCGCTGGCGGCGCAGCCCGTCCCAGACAAAGCGGGTCTTGTCGGAAATCCATTCCTCGTTCACGCCGTCATGGTTGCGCGGCAGCATACGCATCACTTCGCGGCCCTTGGTATCCACCCGGATATTCGACCCCAGCGCATCCATCACGTCGATGGATTCGGTCTTGGTCAATTCCCAGGGACGCGCGGTGAAAGCATAAGGCTTGCTGACCAGCGCGCCCACGGGGCACAGATCAATGATGTTGCCCTGCAGGTTGCTTTCGAGCGTTTCGCCCAGATAGCTGGTGATCTCGGCATCTTCGCCGCGGCCGGTCTGGCCCATCTTGTGCACGCCGGCCACTTCGGTCGTGAAGCGCACGCAACGGGTGCAGGAGATACAGCGCGTCATATGCGTCCCCACTAGCGGACCGAGATCAAGGTCCTCGGTCGCCCGCTTGGGTTCACGGTAGCGCGAGAAATCCACGCCATAGGCCATTGCCTGATCCTGCAGATCGCATTCGCCGCCCTGGTCGCAGATCGGGCAATCCAGCGGGTGATTGATCAGCAGAAACTCCATGACGCCCTCGCGGGCCTTCTTGACCATCGGGCTGTTGGTTTTCACCACCGGTGGCTGTCCTTCGGGACCGGGGCGCAGATCCTTGACCTGCATCGCGCAACTTGCCGCCGGTTTCGGCGGGCCGCCCACGACCTCTACCAGACACATGCGGCAGTTGCCGGCAATCGAAAGCCGCTCGTGATAGCAGAAACGCGGGATCTCGACCCCCGCCTGCTCGCACGCTTGAATGAGCGTCATCGCCCCTTCGGTTTCGACTTCCTTGCCATCGATGATGATCTTGCGCAGGTCGCTCATAGGTTCACTTTGCTCTCAGTAACGAACCGATCCGGCTCTGTTTTTGAATCTCTTCGAGTCCAAGCGCACAATAGCTTTGTGGATTGGAAGTATCGACCCCCCTCGCCTTGAAAAACGCCCGCCCACGGGCCTTCAGGCGCTCTTTTTCCGCGTCGCTTTTCCGATAGGCATCTATTTCCGCATCGGTATAGCCCAGGTCGTTGGCCTGACCCTTCAACCGCCACAGGAACGCGGTGGCCTTGATCAGCCGCGCGTCGATCGTGGGGCAGTTGTCGCGTAT is a window from the Sulfitobacter sp. THAF37 genome containing:
- a CDS encoding DUF5333 domain-containing protein codes for the protein MRVIMIAFLGFAMFAAPVAAKPPLREVAAIDDALLDVGIADAIRDNCPTIDARLIKATAFLWRLKGQANDLGYTDAEIDAYRKSDAEKERLKARGRAFFKARGVDTSNPQSYCALGLEEIQKQSRIGSLLRAK
- the nuoG gene encoding NADH-quinone oxidoreductase subunit NuoG — encoded protein: MSDLRKIIIDGKEVETEGAMTLIQACEQAGVEIPRFCYHERLSIAGNCRMCLVEVVGGPPKPAASCAMQVKDLRPGPEGQPPVVKTNSPMVKKAREGVMEFLLINHPLDCPICDQGGECDLQDQAMAYGVDFSRYREPKRATEDLDLGPLVGTHMTRCISCTRCVRFTTEVAGVHKMGQTGRGEDAEITSYLGETLESNLQGNIIDLCPVGALVSKPYAFTARPWELTKTESIDVMDALGSNIRVDTKGREVMRMLPRNHDGVNEEWISDKTRFVWDGLRRQRLDTPYIRENGKLRKADWPEALAAAAAAMKGKKVAGLVGDLSSVEAAYALKQLVESQGGSVECRTDGAKLPAGNRSAYVGTARVEDIDDARAIMLIGTNPAIEAPVLNARIRKAWTRGANVGVIGEAADLTYEYDHLGTGPDMLTELLGRDHTDVQDTPSMIIVGQGALARQDGEAVLAAAMALADATKSSIMVLHTAASRVGAMDVGAVTDGGISAALDGAEVIYNLGADEGDIPAGPFVIYQGSHGDRGAHRADIILPGAAYTEESGLFVNTEGRPQVAQRASFAPGQAKENWAILRALSAEMDATLPFDSLAALRRALVDAVPHLGDVDVVAENDWQPLEQGALDSAAFSAAIADFYLSNPIARASQLMAELSANAAARRAKPMAAE